The following coding sequences lie in one Phalacrocorax aristotelis chromosome 4, bGulAri2.1, whole genome shotgun sequence genomic window:
- the SIGLEC1 gene encoding sialoadhesin, translated as MHLPQCLVLLVSLVPPALGSWGVTYPEVLRGIRDSCVVIPCTLSYPTDVTASDGIVAIWYKDYDNQKTVVYHSEDQDVDARFRSRAQLLGDPTAHNCTLLLRGVTLEDSGPYRFRFEIINGDRWSATQDVMLSVSDDLEHPSTAASEEQIEGQTSTLECSTPYVCPLGDVALRWEGYDPHVSVVSSRVQLDTSGSSHQLTLTTSFSWKDHSKKLLCEVSYGSRKATGEVVLRVRHAPKDTQVLVNPSKQNIRVGDTVALTCEVSSSYPPISAYRWYKDGVAIGSERILVLRGIRREDYGRYHCEAENAVGAGAAPALTIYIFSAEILVSPAAEVQEGTATTLSCDVPGREGQDLNYTWYKNSAWLNEGTAHTLVFHHIATSDAGYYSCKVTNDRGSDTSQAISLSVTYPPRTPTITLFQETQGGRLAIIRCAVDSHPPATVALYRDGILLAASGSQAAPRQRLGIAASRNALRLEIRGVGPQDSGEYRCVASNAFGNASAAKTFLARATEVLIQPSAEVREGAAVTLTCLGAEGTADETLYAWYRNSKRLRESSAPTLRFPSVRGEDAGAFQCRVRSSNGSDMSEAIPLRVLFPPRQPVMSSFLETQGGHLGIIQCSVESDPEANLTLWRGEEVVACTGGCPTAPNPRVHAASSYNSLKVEIREVVLEDEGTYVCWAGNTQGNASAAVDFRAETASITVAPSSRVLEGHAANLTCRLSSDSPALPNFTWYRNGQWLAEGSAASLVFRQVARTDAGLYHCRATTDGSSRSSPAVPLDVLYPPRDPQLTAFLEMERGRLAIFQCSVASNPPSLLALHRGEELVATSDGGSSPSPRVSVLAAPNTLKAEVREVMPADEGSYSCTATNAHGTASRRLYFRVQTARVLVSPSTEVREGDDVSLTCQVVGEPRDDTLYSWYKNSERLQESPDNILALPRIASAAAGSYHCRAHGSSGTSVSPAVALRIFYPPRVPVLTSFVETPEGQRGVLQCTVDSSPRAELALLKDQALVASTALPQPTASPRLRIAVAFNTLRVSLRPVLLEDEGEYVCSASNVYGNASATANFTAGTARVWISPSPDVQEGAVVNLTCAVESGGEEALSYTWYKNKVWFSSGSSPSLAFPSVAAADAASYHCTVRTPARTRSSAPATLNVLYPPRNLQMKAFMESGEGMAVILLCAVESNPPSEITLLKGGQPVASSPPMGGDQPGQSGHISPAPNMLRLELREASEEDEGEYECRARSPLGSTHATLPLHVQAVRVVLRPSAEVPEGTDVTLTCRDTGARPGTVYTWYKNGRWLAEGLDASLVLPCARRTDAGAYACQAGRGLRGQRAPPAALRVLYAPQEPSFISLVEPREGRQAVLLCTVDSFPPSDIALHRGPGRAPLASTWGPSEPRFAVQAAPNSLRVGMEVLEPRDAGLYVCSANNSYGAASSSLRLDVGGITVTVEPSPEVPEGTTAIMTCSAIPWVGEEANYTWYKNSRWLQEGPTGSLVLTHVSSADTGSYRCRASGTRGSAASAPLSLSVLYPPRDVSISTFLENRSGRLGIVLCTTDSHPPSTIALYRWGRLLASSLTPATAPGVRASPSHNTLRVELGAVGPEDSGEYTCVAGNPLGNATAGAYFDVRTLSYLLAFTVLAGLLMAVICVAALALLAVKLWPRMKKSWGWSHAEDTFELRSKQEQAQVDGAS; from the exons ATGCACCTGCCCCAGTGCCTCGTCCTCCTGGTCAGCCTTGTCCCACCAG CCCTCGGCTCGTGGGGGGTCACCTACCCCGAGGTCCTGCGGGGGATCAGAGACTCTTGCGTGGTGATTCCCTGCACCCTGAGCTACCCCACCGACGTGACGGCCAGCGACGGCATCGTGGCCATCTGGTACAAGGATTACGACAACCAGAAGACGGTGGTGTACCACTCGGAGGACCAGGACGTGGATGCTCGCTTCAGGAGCCGTGCTCAGctcctgggggaccccactgcTCACAACTGCACCCTGCTGCTGCGGGGGGTGACACTGGAGGACAGCGGGCCCTACAGGTTCCGCTTCGAGATCATCAACGGTGACCGGTGGTCGGCGACGCAGGACGTGATGCTGAGCGTTTCGG ACGACCTCGAGCACCCAAGCACTGCCGCCAGCGAGGAGCAAATCGAGGGGCAAACGTCCACCTTGGAGTGTTCCACACCCTACGTCTGCCCGCTGGGCGACGTCGCCCTGCGCTGGGAGGGCTACGACCCCCACGTCTCGGTGGTGTCCAGCCGGGTCCAGCTGGACACGAGTGGGTCCAGCCACCAGCTGACCCTCACCACCTCCTTCTCCTGGAAGGACCACTCCAAAAAGCTGCTCTGCGAAGTTTCTTACGGCTCCAGGAAGGCGACCGGGGAGGTCGTCCTGCGGGTGAGAC ACGCCCCCAAGGACACCCAAGTGTTGGTCAACCCCTCCAAGCAGAACATCCGCGTGGGCGACACGGTCGCCCTCACCTGCGAGGTGAGCAGCAGCTACCCCCCCATCTCAGCGTACCGCTGGTACAAGGACGGGGTGGCCATAGGCAGCGAGCGGATCCTGGTCCTCCGGGGCATTCGCCGCGAGGACTACGGGCGGTACCACTGCGAAGCCGAGAACGCCGTCGGGGCTGGCGCAGCGCCTGCCTTGACTATCTACATCTTCT CTGCCGAGATCTTGGTGAGCCCCGCGGCCGAGGTGCAGGAGGGGACGGCCACCACCCTGTCCTGCGACGTCCCTGGCAGGGAGGGCCAGGACCTCAACTACACCTGGTACAAGAACAGCGCCTGGCTCAATGAGGGCACGGCGCACACCCTCGTCTTCCATCACATAGCCACGAGCGATGCTGGCTATTACTCCTGCAAGGTGACAAATGACCGGGGCAGCGACACGTCCCAAGCCATCAGCCTGAGTGTGACAT ACCCCCCCCGGACCCCCACCATCACGCTCTTCCAGGAGACGCAGGGCGGCAGGTTGGCCATCATCCGCTGCGCCGTGGACAGCCACCCGCCGGCCACCGTGGCCCTTTACCGCGACGGCATCTTGCTGGCGGCCAGCGGGTCGCAGGCGGCCCCGCGCCAGCGGCTCGGCATCGCCGCCTCCCGCAACGCCCTGCGGCTGGAGATCCGCGGCGTGGGGCCCCAGGACAGCGGGGAGTACCGCTGCGTGGCCAGCAATGCCTTCGGCAACGCCAGCGCCGCCAAGACCTTCCTCGCCCGTG CCACAGAGGTCCTGATCCAGCCCTCGGCAGAGGTGCGGGAAGGGGCAGCCGTCACCCTGACCTGCCTGGGGGCTGAGGGCACGGCGGACGAGACCCTCTACGCCTGGTATAGGAACAGCAAGCGGCTGCGGGAGAGCTCGGCCCCGACGCTGCGCTTCCCCTCCGTCCGCGGCGAGGATGCAGGCGCTTTCCAGTGCAGGGTCCGGAGCAGCAACGGCAGCGACATGTCAGAGGCCATCCCGCTCCGTGTGCTCT TCCCACCGAGGCAGCCGGTGATGAGCTCCTTCCTGGAGACCCAGGGCGGGCACCTGGGCATCATCCAGTGCAGCGTCGAGAGCGACCCAGAGGCCAACCTGACCCTGTGGAGAGGGGAAGAAGTAGTAGCCTGCACAgggggctgccccacagcccccaacCCCAGGGTCCACGCAGCCTCGTCCTACAACAGCCTGAAGGTGGAGATCCGGGAGGTGGTGCTGGAGGACGAGGGGACCTACGTGTGCTGGGCTGGGAACACACAGGGCAACGCCAGCGCTGCCGTGGACTTCAGGGCTGAGA CTGCCAGCATCACCGTGGCTCCGTCCTCCCGTGTGCTGGAAGGCCACGCTGCCAACCTGACCTGCCGGCTGAGCAGTGACTCCCCGGCTCTGCCCAACTTCACCTGGTACCGAAACGGGCAGTGGCTCGCCGAGGGCTCGGCCGCCTCCCTGGTGTTTCGGCAAGTGGCCAGGACGGACGCGGGTCTCTACCACTGCAGAGCGACCACCGACGGCAGCAGCCGGAGCTCCCCCGCCGTCCCCCTGGACGTGCTGT ACCCCCCGAGGGACCCCCAGCTGACGGCATTCCTGGAGATGGAGAGAGGCCGTCTGGCCATCTTCCAGTGCTCGGTGGCAAGCaaccctccctccctgctggccCTGCACCGGGGTGAGGAGCTGGTGGCCACCAGCGACggggggagcagccccagcccgcGGGTCAGCGTCTTGGCTGCCCCCAACACCCTCAAGGCGGAGGTGCGGGAGGTGATGCCGGCGGACGAAGGCAGCTACAGCTGCACGGCCACCAACGCACACGGCACCGCGTCCCGCCGCCTGTACTTCCGCGTGCAGA CCGCCCGGGTCCTCGTCTCGCCATCCACGGAGGTGCGGGAAGGAGACGACGTCTCCCTGACGTGCCAGGTGGTGGGAGAGCCGCGGGACGACACCCTCTACTCCTGGTACAAGAACAGCGAACGGCTCCAGGAGAGCCCTGACAACATCCTCGCCCTGCCCCGCATCGCCAGCGCCGCCGCTGGCTCCTACCACTGCCGAGCCCACGGCTCCTCGGGGACCAGCGTCTCCCCGGCCGTCGCCCTGCGCATCTTCT ATCCTCCGCGGGTGCCGGTGCTGACCTCCTTTGTGGAGACCCCGGAGGGGCAGCGGGGCGTCCTGCAGTGCACGGTGGACAGCAGCCCGCGGGCAGAGCTGGCTCTCCTCAAGGACCAGGCGCTGGTGGCCTCCACGgcgctgccccagcccaccGCCTCGCCGCGGCTCCGCATCGCCGTGGCCTTCAACACGCTGCGGGTCAGCCTCCGCCCCGTGCTGCTGGAGGATGAGGGGGAGTACGTGTGCTCCGCCAGCAACGTCTACGGCAACGCCAGCGCCACGGCGAACTTCACGGCAGGCA CTGCCAGGGTCTGGATCTCCCCCTCCCCGGACGTCCAGGAAGGTGCCGTCGTCAACCTGACCTGCGCGGTGGAGAGCGGCGGCGAGGAAGCGCTGAGCTACACCTGGTACAAGAACAAGGTCTGGTTCAGCAGCGGCTCGTCCCCGTCCCTCGCCTTCCCCAGCGTCGCTGCCGCCGACGCCGCCTCCTACCACTGCACGGTGCGGACCCCGGCGCGGACCCGCAGCTCTGCCCCCGCCACCCTCAACGTCCTCT ACCCCCCCAGGAACCTGCAGATGAAGGCCTTCATGGAGAGCGGTGAGGGGATGGCCGTCATCCTCCTCTGTGCTGTAGAGAGCAACCCCCCATCTGAGATCACCCTACTCAAGGGGGGGCAGCCAGTGGCCTCCAGCCCCCCCATGGGAGGTGACCAGCCCGGGCAGAGCGGCCACATCTCTCCTGCTCCCAACATGCTGAGGCTGGAGCTCCGGGAGGCCTCCGAGGAGGATGAGGGTGAATACGAGTGCCGGGCACGCAGCCCTCTAGGTAGCACCCACGCAACCTTGCCCCTCCATGTGCAGG CCGTCAGGGTGGTGCTGCGACCCTCTGCCGAGGTGCCCGAGGGGACCGACGTGACGCTGACCTGCCGGGACACGGGCGCCCGCCCGGGCACCGTGTACACCTGGTACAAGAACGGGCGATGGCTGGCGGAGGGGCTTGACGCCTCGCTCGTCCTCCCTTGTGCTCGACGCACGGACGCGGGTGCCTACGCCTGCcaggcggggagggggctgcgcGGCCAGCgggccccccccgccgccctgAGGGTGCTCT ATGCCCCCCAAGAGCCATCTTTCATCTCCTTGGTGGAGCCCCGGGAGGGGCGGCAGGCCGTCCTGCTCTGCACCGTCGACAGCTTCCCACCCTCCGACATCGCCCTGCACCGGGGTCCCGGCCGCGCACCCCTGGCCTCCACGTGGGGCCCCTCCGAGCCGCGTTTCGCCGTCCAGGCGGCCCCCAACTCCCTGCGGGTGGGGATGGAGGTGCTTGAGCCGCGGGACGCGGGGCTCTACGTCTGCTCGGCCAACAACAGCTACGGCGCCGCGTCCTCGTCCCTGCGCCTGGACGTGGGAG GCATCACGGTCACGGTTGAGCCCTCACCAGAAGTCCCCGAAGGCACCACAGCCATCATGACCTGCTCGGCCATCCCTTGGGTGGGGGAAGAGGCCAACTACACGTGGTACAAGAACAGCCGGTGGCTTCAGGAAGGACCGACCGGCTCCCTCGTCCTCACCCACGTCTCCAGCGCCGACACCGGCTCCTACCGCTGCCGGGCGAGCGGGACGCGGGGCAGCGCTGCCTCGGCCCCGCTCAGCCTCAGCGTGCTCT ATCCCCCCCGGGATGTGTCCATCAGCACCTTCCTGGAGAACCGCAGCGGGCGGCTGGGCATCGTGCTGTGCACGACCGACAGCCACCCGCCTTCCACCATCGCCCTGTACCGCTGGGGCCGGCTCCTGGCTTCCAGCCTGACCCCAGCCACCGCACCGGGGGTCCGCGCCTCCCCCTCCCACAACACCCTCCGGGTGGAGCTTGGGGCCGTGGGGCCGGAGGACTCGGGGGAATACACCTGCGTGGCCGGCAACCCCCTGGGCAACGCCACGGCCGGCGCCTACTTCGACGTGCGCA CTCTCAGCTACCTCCTGGCCTTCACCGTCCTGGCCGGGCTGCTCATGGCCGTGATCTGCGTGGCCGCCCTGGCCCTCCTGGCTGTGAAGCTGTGGCCCAG GATGAAGAAGTCTTGGGGCTGGTCCCATGCCGAGGACACCTTCGAGCTGAGGAGCAAACAGGAGCAGGCGCAG GTGGATGGAGCTTCTTAA